In Candidatus Dependentiae bacterium, the genomic stretch TTTCTTGGTACCAATGAGTAAGGGACCAGTGTTTTTTGGTATAAGTAAAAAAACTCAAACTGGCCAGTAGCTGTAAGTGTGTTTTATGTGATAGTTTATACTGCTGTACACTAAGCATAATTCTCCTGATTGCTAGCTAACTTACTCTCTATACTAATTCTCAGTATACCAGCAAAATAGCAGTACTTTAATGTATAAGTAAAAATAAGTATATTTTAGGCTTAATTTTGTGCATAATGGGTAGTCTAAAGCACAAGTATTTAAGAGCTTATTTTTTTCTTTACTAGTATGAACCTATGAGCAATGTACCTAAAAGATTTAAAGAGATTATAATAAACACGTATGGTCAAGCAGGTGTGCTTTGGCTTGAGCAACTTGAGAGTATCATAGCCAGTTGTGCCCACAAGTGGGGTCTTGAGCAGGTGCAGCCATTTCATACATTATCGTATAACTACGTAGTTCAAGCCTATAGTCAGGTATATAAAGCTCATGTAGCACTTAAGCTTGCAGTAGAAGATTCTGCTTTTTCTAATGAGCAACAAGCTCTAGAATTTTATAATGGTCAAGGATGTGTTGCATTACTCGACTCTGACGCCACCTATAAAGCACTATTACTGCAAAAAATAACTCCTGGCACTGCACTTGATACATTGTTTGCTATTGCTGATAATCGTGCTGTTATATATACAGTTGAAATAATAAAAAAGCTTCATAGCAACAAACAGTTGCCTGCTTGTCACCAGTATTTTGGCATACAAAAATGGCTTAATGTCCTGTACTCATTTACTGACGAGCGTGTTCCTAGGGCTTCTATTATTTTTGCGCGGCAGCTTGCTGAACAGTTACTGCAAACTGCTCAAGAAAGCTACTTATTGCATGGCGACTTACATCATGGCAATATACTGTTTAGTAATCAAAAAGGGTGGATAGCAATAGACCCAAAAGGAATAGCGGGTGAATTAGCTTATGAAGTTGGCGCATTTATACGCAATCCTTTTCCTGAATTAATACTGCAAG encodes the following:
- a CDS encoding phosphotransferase produces the protein MSNVPKRFKEIIINTYGQAGVLWLEQLESIIASCAHKWGLEQVQPFHTLSYNYVVQAYSQVYKAHVALKLAVEDSAFSNEQQALEFYNGQGCVALLDSDATYKALLLQKITPGTALDTLFAIADNRAVIYTVEIIKKLHSNKQLPACHQYFGIQKWLNVLYSFTDERVPRASIIFARQLAEQLLQTAQESYLLHGDLHHGNILFSNQKGWIAIDPKGIAGELAYEVGAFIRNPFPELILQAHAQEIIARRLNQFSELLHIDRTRLARWAYVQAIIATCWACEDQDPSWQNLLSIATLIQNQL